The Hippoglossus hippoglossus isolate fHipHip1 chromosome 19, fHipHip1.pri, whole genome shotgun sequence genome has a segment encoding these proteins:
- the LOC117753475 gene encoding cytochrome c oxidase subunit 6B1, with protein sequence MAEDIKTKLENYRTAPFDARFPNQNQTKNCWSNYLDYHRCQKSLEAKGQDPMPCDWYKRVYKSLCPMSWVQKWDDQREEGTFPGKI encoded by the exons ATGGCCGAGGACATCAAAACCAAACTGGAGAACTATCGCACTGCTCCATTCGATGCCAGGTTCCCCAACCAGAACCAGACCAAGAACTGCTGGTCCAACTACCTGG ACTATCACCGCTGCCAGAAATCTCTGGAGGCTAAAGGACAAGACCCCATGCCCTGTGATTGGTACAAGAGGGTCTACAAATCCCTCTGCCCCATGTCCTGG GTCCAGAAGTGGGACgaccagagagaagagggaacaTTCCCAGGAAAAATCTGA